In one Streptomyces venezuelae genomic region, the following are encoded:
- a CDS encoding nitrate reductase subunit alpha, producing the protein MGRARAKAERIAADAAERLFAAGQLLQRAPTTPDSRAVFRTDQGVNDSPYRDRWAHDKVVRSTHGVNCTGSCSWQVYVKDGLITWETQATDYPSAGADRPDYEPRGCPRGASFSWYTYSPTRVRYPHARGVLVEMFRAAKRRLGGDAVAAWGEVTGDPDQRRRYQSARGKGGLVRIGWDEALEIAAAAHVHTLKEYGPDRIAGFSPIPAMSMASHAVGARFHSLIGAPMLSFYDWYADLPIASPQVFGDQTDVPESGDWWDAAYLMLWGSNVPVTRTPDAHWMAEARYRGQKVVVVSPDYADATKFADEWLHPHPGTDGALAMAMGHVILRECFVERQVPYFTDYVKRFTDLPFLIALDEPGSEAHGTGARVPGAFVTARDLDLAKDAKAESRRWMPVVHDAATGRPAVPNGTLGDRWGKDGEGRWNLDLGDIDPLLTLLGHPGTETAEVVLPRFDEEGATVRRTVPALRVDGYLVTTVFDLMLAQYSVGRAGLGATTAEEAAVSYEDATTPCTPAWQEAVTSVPAQAVVRAAREFARTAEQTRGRCMIVMGAGTNHWFHSDTIYRSFLSLLLLTGCQGVNGGGWAHYVGQEKVRPYAGWQQVATASDWVRPSRQMAGTPYWYLNTDQWRYEKFTADALAAPTAPGALSGLHTADLVARSVRQGWMPSYPTFGANPLDLGRRLHESGADPAGWVAAERDAGRLAYACEDPDDPANWPRVLTVWRANLIGSSAKGNEYFLRHLLGASDNASAEEAPPDGRPREVTWRDDAPRGKVDLLLALDFRMTSTTLFADLVLPAATWYEKHDLSSTDMHPYVHAFSPAIDPPWQARTDFEIFHGLAREVGRLAEGRLDVAHDLVATPLQHDTPGEAPPDGPTGPRFTLVERDYTAIGDKMAALGPLTGEEGITVKGVTVRPLPEIEWLGTRCGTATRGPARTRPLLDTDVKMCEAILALSGTTNGRLAAEGFDRLAERCGADTGLGELAASVAERRVTFSDTQARPVQVGASFEWSGKEGPERRYSPFTINTEHFKPWHTLTGRQHFYLDHPWIAEYGEQLPIYRPPLNLSGLGEQPTADPDGGRSVTVRYLTPHSKWSIHSEYQENLLMQTLARGGPVIWIGVDDAASIGVADNDWIEAHNANGVVVARAVVSHRMPPGTVFMYHVQERMVNVPKSEATGRRGGVHNALTKLLIKPTHLIGGHAQLSFAPNYYGPTGNQRDAVTVIRRRAQEVQY; encoded by the coding sequence ATGGGACGTGCCAGGGCGAAGGCGGAGCGTATCGCGGCGGATGCCGCAGAACGCCTTTTCGCCGCGGGACAGTTGCTGCAGAGGGCGCCGACCACGCCCGACAGCAGGGCGGTGTTCCGCACCGATCAGGGAGTCAACGACAGCCCGTACCGCGACCGTTGGGCGCACGACAAGGTGGTGCGCTCCACCCACGGCGTGAACTGCACCGGCTCGTGTTCCTGGCAGGTGTACGTCAAGGACGGCCTCATCACGTGGGAGACACAGGCGACCGACTACCCCTCGGCGGGAGCCGACCGCCCGGACTACGAGCCGCGGGGGTGCCCGCGCGGCGCGTCGTTCTCCTGGTACACGTACTCCCCGACGCGCGTCCGCTACCCGCACGCCCGCGGCGTCCTCGTGGAGATGTTCCGCGCCGCCAAGCGACGCCTCGGCGGCGACGCGGTCGCGGCCTGGGGGGAGGTCACCGGCGATCCGGATCAGCGGCGCCGCTACCAATCGGCGCGCGGCAAGGGCGGCCTGGTGCGGATCGGCTGGGACGAGGCGCTGGAGATCGCGGCCGCCGCGCACGTCCACACGCTCAAGGAGTACGGGCCCGACCGCATCGCCGGGTTCTCGCCGATCCCCGCGATGTCGATGGCCTCGCACGCCGTCGGGGCCCGCTTCCACTCCCTCATCGGCGCCCCGATGCTCTCCTTCTACGACTGGTACGCGGACCTGCCGATCGCCTCCCCGCAGGTCTTCGGCGACCAGACCGACGTTCCGGAGTCGGGTGACTGGTGGGACGCCGCGTACCTGATGCTGTGGGGCTCCAACGTCCCCGTCACCCGTACGCCCGACGCCCACTGGATGGCCGAGGCGCGCTACCGGGGGCAGAAGGTCGTCGTGGTGTCGCCGGACTACGCGGACGCGACGAAGTTCGCCGACGAGTGGCTGCACCCGCACCCGGGCACCGACGGCGCACTGGCCATGGCGATGGGGCACGTCATCCTGCGGGAGTGCTTCGTGGAGCGGCAGGTGCCGTACTTCACGGACTACGTCAAACGCTTCACCGACCTGCCGTTCCTCATCGCGCTCGACGAGCCGGGGAGCGAGGCGCACGGCACCGGCGCCCGCGTTCCCGGCGCGTTCGTCACCGCCAGGGACCTCGACCTGGCCAAGGACGCCAAGGCCGAGTCGCGGCGCTGGATGCCCGTCGTCCACGACGCGGCCACCGGCCGTCCCGCCGTCCCCAACGGCACCCTGGGCGACCGCTGGGGCAAGGACGGAGAGGGGCGCTGGAACCTCGACCTGGGGGACATCGACCCGCTCCTGACCCTGCTCGGGCACCCCGGCACGGAGACCGCCGAGGTGGTGCTGCCCCGCTTCGACGAGGAGGGCGCCACCGTGCGGCGCACGGTGCCCGCGCTGCGCGTCGACGGGTATCTGGTGACCACCGTCTTCGACCTGATGCTCGCTCAGTACAGCGTGGGACGCGCCGGGTTGGGTGCCACGACGGCCGAGGAGGCGGCCGTGTCGTACGAGGACGCGACCACGCCCTGCACCCCGGCCTGGCAGGAGGCGGTCACGTCGGTGCCCGCGCAGGCCGTGGTGCGCGCGGCGCGGGAGTTCGCCCGTACCGCGGAGCAGACGCGGGGGCGCTGCATGATCGTGATGGGGGCCGGCACCAACCACTGGTTCCACTCGGACACCATCTACCGGTCGTTCCTCTCGCTGCTGCTGCTCACCGGCTGCCAGGGCGTGAACGGCGGCGGCTGGGCGCACTACGTGGGGCAGGAGAAGGTGCGGCCGTACGCGGGCTGGCAGCAGGTCGCCACGGCGTCGGACTGGGTGCGGCCCTCGCGGCAGATGGCCGGGACGCCGTACTGGTACCTGAACACCGACCAGTGGCGGTACGAGAAGTTCACCGCGGACGCCCTGGCGGCGCCCACCGCGCCGGGCGCCCTCTCCGGCCTGCACACCGCCGACCTTGTGGCCCGTTCCGTCCGGCAGGGCTGGATGCCCTCCTACCCGACGTTCGGCGCCAACCCCCTGGACCTGGGGCGGCGGCTGCACGAGTCGGGGGCCGACCCGGCGGGCTGGGTGGCGGCCGAACGCGACGCGGGGCGCCTCGCGTACGCCTGCGAGGATCCGGACGATCCGGCCAACTGGCCTCGCGTGCTCACCGTTTGGCGTGCCAACCTCATCGGCTCCTCCGCCAAGGGCAACGAGTACTTCCTGCGGCACCTGCTCGGCGCGTCCGACAACGCGAGCGCCGAGGAGGCGCCGCCCGACGGGCGGCCGCGCGAGGTGACGTGGCGGGACGACGCTCCGCGCGGGAAGGTCGACCTGCTGCTCGCGCTGGACTTCCGCATGACGTCGACCACGCTCTTCGCCGACCTCGTGCTGCCCGCGGCCACGTGGTACGAGAAGCACGACCTGTCCAGCACGGACATGCACCCCTACGTGCACGCCTTCTCCCCCGCCATCGACCCGCCGTGGCAGGCCCGCACCGACTTCGAGATCTTCCACGGCCTGGCCCGCGAGGTCGGCCGCCTCGCCGAGGGCCGTCTGGACGTGGCCCACGACCTGGTCGCCACTCCCTTGCAGCACGACACGCCCGGCGAGGCACCGCCCGACGGACCCACGGGCCCCCGATTCACCCTCGTGGAGCGCGACTACACCGCCATCGGCGACAAGATGGCCGCGCTCGGACCGCTCACCGGCGAGGAGGGCATCACGGTCAAGGGGGTGACCGTGCGGCCGCTGCCGGAGATCGAGTGGCTCGGCACCCGCTGCGGCACGGCGACGCGCGGGCCGGCGCGCACACGTCCCCTCCTCGACACGGACGTCAAGATGTGCGAGGCGATCCTCGCCCTGTCCGGCACCACGAACGGGCGGCTCGCCGCCGAGGGCTTCGACCGGCTCGCCGAGCGCTGCGGCGCCGACACGGGCCTCGGCGAGCTCGCGGCCTCCGTGGCCGAGCGGCGCGTGACGTTCTCCGACACGCAGGCGCGGCCGGTGCAGGTCGGCGCGAGCTTCGAGTGGTCGGGCAAGGAGGGCCCCGAGCGCCGCTACTCCCCCTTCACGATCAACACGGAGCACTTCAAGCCCTGGCACACCCTCACCGGCCGCCAGCACTTCTACCTCGACCATCCGTGGATCGCCGAGTACGGCGAACAACTCCCGATCTACCGGCCGCCGTTGAACCTGTCCGGTCTCGGCGAGCAGCCGACGGCCGACCCCGATGGCGGACGTTCCGTGACGGTGCGCTATCTGACGCCCCACTCCAAGTGGTCGATCCACTCCGAGTACCAGGAGAACCTGCTGATGCAGACGCTGGCCCGCGGCGGCCCCGTCATCTGGATCGGCGTCGACGACGCCGCGTCGATCGGCGTGGCCGACAACGACTGGATCGAGGCGCACAACGCCAACGGCGTGGTCGTGGCCCGCGCGGTCGTCTCCCACCGCATGCCGCCCGGCACGGTGTTCATGTACCACGTCCAGGAACGCATGGTGAACGTGCCCAAGTCCGAGGCGACCGGGCGGCGCGGCGGCGTCCACAACGCGCTCACCAAGCTCCTGATCAAGCCGACGCACCTGATCGGCGGCCACGCGCAGCTCAGCTTCGCGCCCAACTACTACGGCCCCACCGGCAACCAGCGCGACGCGGTCACCGTCATCCGGCGCCGCGCCCAGGAGGTGCAGTACTGA
- a CDS encoding nucleotidyltransferase domain-containing protein yields the protein MNRHTSPTAQASRLVAELFPDALGAVLGGSAAQGRAAATSDLDVAVLLPDSDLSRREVIRHEERPVELFLTTLADVPEFFAWDRARRRGTVLFIHAEGLPLLDPHGHVARTRAQARAVLAAGPPPLTPDEAERDRYALTCFMDDLADTAADTSPGRRYEQLALADLALGKAAHLLTAHHNAWTGIGKWLPRRLLAADPARGKALLDGHLAVAERADPVPLMAAVEDVLRLFGGPLREGYAQRWRP from the coding sequence ATGAACCGTCACACGAGCCCCACCGCCCAGGCCTCGCGCCTCGTCGCCGAGCTCTTCCCCGACGCGCTCGGCGCTGTCCTCGGCGGCTCGGCCGCGCAGGGGCGCGCCGCCGCGACGAGCGACCTCGACGTGGCCGTCCTCCTGCCCGACTCCGACCTCAGCCGCCGCGAAGTGATACGCCACGAGGAACGTCCCGTCGAGTTGTTCCTCACCACGCTCGCGGACGTGCCGGAGTTCTTCGCGTGGGACAGGGCCCGCCGACGCGGCACGGTCCTCTTCATCCACGCAGAAGGCCTGCCGCTGCTCGACCCCCACGGCCATGTCGCCCGCACCCGCGCGCAGGCCCGCGCCGTGCTCGCCGCCGGGCCGCCGCCCCTCACCCCCGACGAAGCGGAACGCGACCGCTACGCCCTCACCTGCTTCATGGACGACCTGGCCGACACCGCGGCCGACACCTCACCGGGCCGGCGCTACGAACAGCTCGCCCTCGCCGACCTCGCCCTCGGCAAGGCGGCGCACCTCCTCACCGCCCACCACAACGCCTGGACCGGCATCGGCAAGTGGCTGCCCCGCAGGCTGCTCGCCGCGGACCCGGCGCGCGGAAAGGCCCTGCTGGACGGCCACCTGGCCGTGGCCGAGCGTGCCGATCCGGTACCGCTCATGGCCGCCGTCGAGGACGTGCTCCGCCTGTTCGGCGGGCCCCTGCGGGAGGGGTACGCGCAGCGCTGGCGTCCCTGA
- the glgB gene encoding 1,4-alpha-glucan branching enzyme — protein MVIIDTSTADPAPALRAAFAPLDDESRGRLLAGTHHDPHAVLGAHAVADGVAFTVLRPYAEAVRVVVEGQAVPLHDVGDGLFSGLLPLGSIPAYELRVTYDGVETELQDPYRFLPALGELDLHLIGEGRHEQLWQALGAHLMTHEGVVGTRFTVWAPNARGVRVSGDFCHWDGTAHPMRSLGSSGVWELFLPGIGEGDLYKFDITRPDGTHTLRADPMARQAEVPPATASVVTRSAHVWSDAEWMEHRADRPVHRSPFSVYEVHLPSWRPGLTYRQLADELTAYVSDAGFTHVEFMPVAEHPFGGSWGYQVTGLYAPTSRLGTPDDFRFLVDALHRAGIGVIVDWVPAHFPKDDWALAAFDGEPLYEPGDHRRAEHPDWGTLTFDYGRTEVRNFLVANAVYWCEEFHVDGLRVDAVASMLYLDYSREDGQWGPNEHGGRENLDAVAFLQEMNATVYRRCPGVVTIAEESTAWDGVTRATDDTGYGELGGLGFGLKWNMGWMHDSLEYVRHEPVHRQYHHNELTFSMVYAYSENYLLPISHDEVVHGKQALVSKMPGDWWQQRANHRAYLAYMWAHPGKQLLFMGQEFAQGAEWSPDHGPDWGLLDPAYPAEPDHAGVRRLVRDLNHQYRDAPALWERDTVPDGFAWIDADASQDNVVSFLRFAADGTPLLAVSNFSPVIRRDHVLGVPESPGTWRETLNTDAADYGGGDVRNADPLRTEPEPAGAFPARLRVTLPPLATLWLRPA, from the coding sequence GTGGTCATCATCGATACGTCCACCGCCGATCCCGCGCCCGCCCTCCGCGCCGCGTTCGCGCCCCTCGACGACGAGAGCCGCGGCCGGCTGCTCGCGGGCACGCACCACGACCCGCACGCGGTGCTCGGCGCCCACGCGGTCGCGGACGGTGTGGCCTTCACGGTGCTGCGCCCGTACGCCGAGGCGGTGCGGGTCGTCGTCGAGGGGCAGGCGGTTCCGCTCCACGACGTGGGTGACGGGCTCTTCTCCGGCCTGCTGCCGCTCGGCTCGATCCCCGCGTACGAGTTGCGGGTGACGTACGACGGCGTGGAGACCGAGCTCCAGGACCCGTACCGCTTCCTGCCCGCGCTCGGCGAGCTCGACCTGCATCTGATCGGCGAGGGCAGGCACGAGCAGCTGTGGCAGGCGCTGGGGGCGCACCTGATGACGCACGAGGGCGTCGTCGGCACCCGGTTCACGGTGTGGGCGCCGAACGCCAGGGGTGTGCGGGTGTCCGGGGACTTCTGCCACTGGGACGGCACCGCCCACCCGATGCGCTCCCTCGGCTCGTCCGGCGTGTGGGAGCTGTTCCTGCCCGGCATCGGCGAGGGCGACCTGTACAAGTTCGACATCACCCGCCCCGACGGCACGCACACCCTCCGCGCGGACCCGATGGCGCGGCAGGCGGAGGTGCCGCCCGCGACCGCGTCCGTCGTCACGCGGTCGGCCCACGTGTGGTCGGACGCCGAGTGGATGGAGCACCGCGCGGACCGGCCCGTGCACCGCTCCCCCTTCTCCGTGTACGAGGTCCATCTGCCGTCCTGGCGGCCCGGGCTGACGTACCGACAGCTCGCCGACGAGCTCACGGCGTACGTCTCGGACGCGGGGTTCACGCACGTGGAGTTCATGCCGGTGGCCGAGCACCCGTTCGGCGGGTCCTGGGGGTACCAGGTCACCGGGCTCTACGCGCCGACGTCCCGGCTGGGCACGCCCGACGACTTCAGGTTCCTCGTCGACGCGCTGCACCGGGCGGGCATCGGCGTGATCGTGGACTGGGTCCCCGCGCACTTCCCGAAGGACGACTGGGCGCTGGCGGCGTTCGACGGGGAGCCGCTGTACGAGCCGGGGGACCACCGGCGCGCCGAGCACCCCGACTGGGGCACGCTCACCTTCGACTACGGCCGCACGGAGGTCCGCAACTTCCTCGTCGCCAACGCCGTCTACTGGTGCGAGGAGTTCCACGTCGACGGTCTGCGCGTGGACGCCGTGGCCTCCATGCTCTACCTCGACTACTCGCGCGAGGACGGCCAGTGGGGGCCCAATGAGCACGGCGGCAGGGAGAACCTGGACGCGGTGGCGTTCCTCCAGGAGATGAACGCGACGGTGTACCGCCGCTGTCCCGGGGTCGTCACCATCGCCGAGGAGTCGACGGCGTGGGACGGTGTCACGCGGGCCACCGACGACACGGGGTACGGGGAGCTGGGCGGGCTCGGCTTCGGCCTGAAGTGGAACATGGGCTGGATGCACGACTCGCTGGAGTACGTCCGGCACGAGCCGGTGCACCGCCAGTACCACCACAACGAGCTGACCTTCTCCATGGTGTACGCGTACAGCGAGAACTACCTCCTGCCGATCTCGCACGACGAAGTCGTCCACGGCAAGCAGGCGCTGGTGTCGAAGATGCCCGGCGACTGGTGGCAGCAGCGCGCGAACCACCGCGCCTACCTGGCCTACATGTGGGCGCACCCCGGCAAGCAACTCCTTTTCATGGGACAGGAGTTCGCGCAGGGCGCCGAATGGTCACCGGACCACGGTCCCGACTGGGGTCTTCTCGACCCGGCGTACCCCGCCGAGCCGGACCACGCCGGGGTGCGGCGGCTGGTACGGGACCTCAACCACCAGTACCGGGACGCGCCCGCCCTGTGGGAGCGGGACACGGTGCCCGACGGGTTCGCCTGGATCGACGCGGACGCCTCCCAGGACAACGTGGTCTCGTTCCTGCGGTTCGCCGCCGACGGGACACCGCTCCTCGCCGTGAGCAACTTCTCCCCGGTCATCCGCCGCGACCACGTGCTCGGCGTGCCGGAGTCGCCCGGCACCTGGCGGGAGACGCTCAACACGGACGCGGCGGACTACGGCGGCGGCGACGTGCGCAACGCGGACCCGCTGCGGACGGAGCCGGAGCCCGCGGGCGCCTTCCCCGCCCGCCTGCGCGTCACCCTTCCCCCACTGGCCACGCTCTGGCTCAGGCCCGCGTGA
- a CDS encoding maltokinase N-terminal cap-like domain-containing protein, giving the protein MLKTATQSRESLSPPLLLTSLAGVLQKWLPEQRWFAGKGLPVTELAVVSMTELHPGCLHLLIRSRHAGSREDCYQLLLGVRRDLPPRLHHAVIGRPAEGPLAGLTVYDALHDPRSAALLLERLRTPGSAGPLRFERDVQTVVPPHLTPRVLDGEQSNTSLVYGDSFILKLFRRIQYGVNPDLEVPWALAGQGCARVPSPVAWFWTSEPRKTTLGVLQPFLRGATDGWTLALKSLAAGRDFTDESYELGRATAEVHLALAQVFAPDAPDRHGGRHLAERMTSRLDTTARQVPALVPYVARLRAAYDAVAARGPVRPAQRIHGDLHLGQVLRAGQRWFVIDFEGEPARPIAERRRAQATVRDVAGMLRSFDYAAHARRPWQPRWARRCREAYCAGYAAEASWDPRTEAGLLRAYETDRAVYEALYEARHRPDWLPVPMAAIARLAEGR; this is encoded by the coding sequence ATGCTCAAGACCGCAACGCAGTCGCGCGAAAGCCTCAGCCCGCCGCTGCTGCTCACGTCGCTGGCCGGGGTGCTGCAGAAGTGGCTGCCGGAACAGCGGTGGTTCGCCGGCAAGGGGCTGCCCGTCACGGAACTCGCCGTGGTGTCGATGACCGAGCTGCACCCGGGCTGCCTGCACCTGCTCATCCGCTCCCGCCACGCCGGATCGCGCGAAGACTGCTACCAGCTGCTCCTCGGCGTGCGCAGGGACCTGCCGCCACGCCTCCACCACGCCGTGATCGGCCGCCCGGCCGAAGGCCCGCTCGCGGGCCTCACCGTGTACGACGCCCTGCACGACCCCCGCTCCGCCGCGCTCCTCCTGGAGCGCCTGCGCACCCCGGGCTCGGCGGGCCCCCTGCGCTTCGAACGCGATGTACAGACCGTGGTGCCCCCGCACCTCACCCCCCGCGTCCTGGACGGCGAACAGTCCAATACCTCGCTCGTGTACGGCGATTCCTTCATCCTCAAGCTCTTCCGCCGCATCCAGTACGGCGTCAATCCCGACCTCGAGGTGCCGTGGGCGCTCGCCGGCCAGGGCTGCGCCCGCGTGCCGTCCCCCGTGGCCTGGTTCTGGACCAGCGAGCCGCGCAAGACGACGCTCGGCGTGCTCCAGCCGTTCCTGCGCGGCGCGACCGACGGCTGGACGCTGGCCCTCAAGTCCCTCGCGGCGGGTAGGGACTTCACCGACGAGTCCTACGAGCTGGGGCGCGCCACCGCCGAGGTGCATCTGGCCCTCGCGCAGGTCTTCGCACCCGACGCCCCGGACCGGCACGGCGGCCGTCACCTCGCCGAGAGGATGACGTCGCGCCTGGACACCACCGCCCGTCAGGTGCCCGCACTCGTTCCGTACGTGGCCCGGCTGCGGGCCGCCTACGACGCGGTCGCGGCGCGCGGCCCGGTGCGGCCGGCCCAGCGGATCCACGGCGATCTGCACCTCGGCCAGGTCCTGCGGGCCGGACAGCGGTGGTTCGTCATCGACTTCGAGGGCGAGCCGGCCCGCCCGATCGCCGAACGGCGGCGGGCGCAGGCGACCGTGCGCGACGTGGCGGGCATGCTCCGCTCCTTCGACTACGCGGCCCACGCCAGGCGCCCCTGGCAGCCCCGGTGGGCCAGGCGCTGCCGGGAGGCGTACTGCGCGGGGTACGCCGCCGAGGCGTCCTGGGATCCGCGGACGGAGGCCGGACTCCTGCGGGCCTACGAGACGGACCGGGCCGTGTACGAGGCCCTGTACGAGGCCAGGCACCGCCCGGACTGGCTGCCCGTGCCCATGGCGGCGATCGCCCGGCTCGCGGAGGGCCGCTGA
- the treS gene encoding maltose alpha-D-glucosyltransferase codes for MIVNEPVQDTFEDTPAKDRDPEWFKRAVFYEVLVRSFQDSNGDGIGDLKGITAKLDYLQWLGVDCLWLPPFFKSPLRDGGYDVSDYTAVLPEFGDLADFVEFVDSAHQRGMRVIIDFVMNHTSDQHPWFQASRTDPEGPYGDYYVWADDDKQYQDARIIFVDTEASNWTFDPVRKQYFWHRFFSHQPDLNYENPAVQEEIISALRFWLDLGIDGFRLDAVPYLFAEEGTNCENLPRSHGMLKHVRAVIDAHYPDTVLLAEANQWPEDVVDYFGDFQKGGDECHMAFHFPVMPRIFMAVRRESRYPVSEILAKTPAIPSGCQWGIFLRNHDELTLEMVTDEERDYMYAEYAKDPRMRANIGIRRRLAPLLDNDRNQIELFTALLLSLPGSPILYYGDEIGMGDNIWLGDRDAVRTPMQWTPDRNAGFSSSDPGRLYLPTIMDPVYGYQVTNVEASMSSPSSLLHWTRRMIEIRKQNPAMGIGSYTELPSSNPAVLAFLREYQDDLVLCVHNFSRFAQPTELDLQTFAGRHPVELIGGVRFPAIGELPYLLTLAGHGFYWFRLCNDLHPRRPAEPAVRL; via the coding sequence ATGATCGTCAACGAGCCCGTCCAGGACACCTTCGAGGACACACCGGCCAAGGACCGCGACCCCGAATGGTTCAAACGCGCCGTCTTCTACGAAGTCCTCGTCCGCTCCTTCCAGGACAGCAACGGCGACGGCATCGGCGACCTCAAAGGCATCACCGCCAAACTCGACTACCTCCAATGGCTCGGCGTCGACTGCCTCTGGCTGCCCCCCTTCTTCAAATCCCCCCTCCGCGACGGCGGCTACGACGTCTCCGACTACACCGCCGTCCTCCCCGAATTCGGCGACCTCGCCGACTTCGTCGAATTCGTCGACTCCGCCCACCAACGCGGCATGCGCGTCATCATCGACTTCGTCATGAACCACACCAGCGACCAGCACCCGTGGTTCCAGGCCTCGCGCACCGACCCCGAAGGCCCCTACGGCGACTACTACGTCTGGGCCGACGACGACAAGCAGTACCAGGACGCCCGCATCATCTTCGTCGACACCGAAGCCTCCAACTGGACCTTCGACCCCGTCCGCAAGCAGTACTTCTGGCACCGCTTCTTCTCCCACCAACCCGACCTCAACTACGAGAACCCCGCCGTCCAGGAAGAAATCATCTCCGCCCTGCGCTTCTGGCTCGACCTCGGCATCGACGGCTTCCGCCTCGACGCCGTCCCCTACCTCTTCGCCGAAGAAGGCACCAACTGCGAAAACCTGCCCCGTTCGCACGGAATGCTGAAGCATGTGCGTGCGGTCATCGACGCCCATTACCCCGATACGGTTCTTCTTGCCGAGGCCAACCAGTGGCCCGAGGACGTCGTCGACTATTTCGGCGACTTCCAAAAGGGCGGCGACGAATGCCACATGGCGTTCCACTTCCCCGTCATGCCCCGCATCTTCATGGCCGTACGCCGTGAATCCCGCTACCCCGTCTCGGAAATCCTCGCCAAGACCCCCGCCATCCCCTCCGGCTGCCAGTGGGGCATCTTCCTGCGCAACCACGACGAGCTGACCCTGGAAATGGTCACCGACGAAGAACGCGACTACATGTACGCGGAGTACGCCAAGGACCCGCGCATGCGCGCCAACATCGGCATCCGCCGGCGCCTCGCCCCGCTCCTGGACAACGACCGCAACCAGATCGAACTCTTCACCGCACTCCTGCTGTCCCTGCCCGGCTCGCCGATCCTCTACTACGGCGACGAGATCGGCATGGGCGACAACATCTGGCTCGGCGACCGCGACGCCGTGCGCACCCCCATGCAGTGGACCCCCGACCGCAACGCCGGCTTCTCCTCCAGCGACCCCGGACGCCTCTACCTGCCCACGATCATGGACCCCGTCTACGGCTACCAGGTCACCAACGTCGAAGCCTCCATGTCCTCCCCGTCCTCCCTGCTCCACTGGACGCGCCGCATGATCGAGATCCGCAAGCAGAACCCGGCCATGGGCATCGGCTCCTACACCGAGCTCCCGTCGTCCAACCCGGCGGTGCTCGCCTTCCTGCGGGAGTACCAGGACGACCTCGTGCTGTGCGTGCACAACTTCTCGCGCTTCGCCCAGCCCACCGAACTGGATCTCCAGACCTTCGCGGGACGCCATCCCGTCGAGCTCATCGGCGGAGTCCGCTTCCCCGCCATCGGTGAGCTCCCGTACCTCCTGACCCTCGCGGGACACGGCTTCTACTGGTTCCGGCTGTGCAACGACCTCCACCCGCGCCGTCCGGCCGAACCAGCCGTGCGCCTCTGA
- a CDS encoding DUF5133 domain-containing protein, whose amino-acid sequence MLPARSEVARHLRQYRAWERLLLAHPADRSVRMRFEDTAYTLCVLMGECKAREAADAAEQYLRPREARPSHTARAPHAATRRPQLSPSARAR is encoded by the coding sequence CTGCTGCCCGCCAGATCCGAGGTCGCACGGCATCTGCGTCAGTACAGGGCGTGGGAGCGGCTGTTGCTGGCTCACCCCGCCGACCGGTCCGTGCGGATGCGGTTCGAGGACACCGCGTACACGCTGTGCGTCCTGATGGGCGAGTGCAAAGCACGGGAAGCCGCCGACGCGGCCGAGCAGTACCTGCGTCCACGAGAGGCACGACCGTCTCACACAGCACGAGCACCACACGCGGCAACTCGTCGGCCTCAGCTCTCCCCGAGCGCCCGGGCCCGATAG
- a CDS encoding pep a2, whose protein sequence is MKSAIPCYYHLEVEVSPERIDQVGRILTAHLRHWGLGVLSEPVRRCTGVLLHEIEEYGTDKNTVVEMWWNGQHLITAVSDTNRELPERHYGPQGCLTQIAALSDGWGSFPATNGKIIWFSRRVRAPERAPLAPAAPAPSLREALKLPREIPVAALAAPAAAEPEAATAATGAQAPAAVATLAVPDPVAHVLRPDASRIRMVEPMPRATPVV, encoded by the coding sequence ATGAAATCCGCGATCCCCTGCTACTACCACCTCGAGGTCGAGGTAAGCCCGGAGAGGATCGACCAGGTCGGCCGCATCCTGACCGCGCATCTCCGGCATTGGGGGCTGGGGGTTCTCAGCGAACCCGTACGCCGTTGCACCGGGGTTCTGCTCCACGAGATCGAGGAGTACGGAACCGACAAGAACACCGTCGTGGAGATGTGGTGGAACGGCCAGCACCTCATCACCGCCGTGTCCGACACCAACCGCGAGCTGCCCGAGCGGCACTACGGACCGCAGGGCTGCCTGACGCAGATCGCCGCGCTGAGCGACGGCTGGGGCAGCTTCCCCGCGACCAACGGCAAGATCATCTGGTTCTCCCGCCGGGTCCGCGCCCCCGAACGCGCCCCGCTGGCCCCCGCCGCCCCCGCGCCCAGCCTGCGCGAGGCCCTGAAGCTGCCCCGCGAGATTCCCGTCGCCGCGCTCGCGGCCCCCGCGGCGGCGGAACCCGAGGCGGCGACGGCGGCCACGGGCGCCCAGGCCCCGGCCGCGGTCGCCACCCTCGCGGTGCCCGACCCGGTCGCCCATGTTCTGCGGCCCGACGCGTCCCGGATCAGGATGGTGGAACCGATGCCGCGAGCGACGCCCGTGGTGTGA